In the genome of Candidatus Bathyarchaeum sp., the window ATACTGTGAGATGATAAAAAGGGTGATTTCGCTTTTTTCAGGGGATGACAACTAGTTGGCAAAGAAGAATAGTGACGACTTTATGGAGAAAAAAATCAAAAAGACAGCTAAAAGCACAAAATCATCCAGCTCCAGTAATGAAGAAAAAACCGTAATCGCCACAATAGTTATTGCAGTGGTGATTATGAGCGCCCTTGTTGTGCAATTAGTTTTAACTCCCATAGATCCTGCATATTGTTCTGCGATTTATTATCTGGATTCTGATAAACAAACAGAAAATCTTCCTAAAACAGTAATTCTAAACCAAAACAGCACATTCTCGATGTGGGTTGGGGTAGAAAACCAAAATGGGACAACCCTTGACTACCAAGTACAAATAAAAATTGATGATGGAAATGGCCCATTAAATCAAAGTTCAGCCATTGCGATAAAGACTTTAAATCAAACAATAAATGACGGCGACGTCTGGGAAGAAGAAGTAGAGATAACCATTGACCAGCTGGGAACCAACAGAATAATTTTTGAATTATTCATCAGGAATGCAACAGATTCAGAATACGATTACACGGGAAATTGGGTTCATTTGTCTGTAGAAGCAATTGAGGCCCCATAACAGTTTGAACGTTTGTTCGGTTTGTAATTTAAACTGAAGATTTATTTGGGGTGCTGTTTCTTTGGAAAAGGTTAACTAATGAATACCTCATTAGTTTTCAGTCATAATCATGGGGTATAACATTGAAAGAATTCAATGGACAAGAAGTAGTAGTTACTGGCGGAGCTGGTTTTATAGGTTCTAACTTGTGCAAAAAGTTAGTAGAACTAGGCGCCAAAGTAACCGTAATCGATAACCTTTATGCAGGAAGCAAAGACCGCATCCAAGACCTCATTGACGAAGGTCTAAAATTTGTAGAAAAAGACATCCGCGACAAAGAAGCAATAGAAGAAGTAACAAAAAACTGCAAAACAATATTTCATCTAGCTGCACAGACAAGCGTTCCCTTTTCTATGGTCAACCCACAAGAAGACAGCCAAATCAACGTCATCGGAACCTTGAGTGTTCTTGAGGCAGCAAAAAAAGCAGGCGCCCGAGTGGTTTTTGCGTCGTCTTCTGCGGTTTATGGTAATCCCAAACAAAAACCAACCAACGAAACAGTAGAGCCAAACCCCATCGCATTTTATGGTTTAACAAAACTATTAGGAGAACACTACTGCAGATTTTATCACAAAACGTACGGAGTCGAAATTGTTATGTTCCGAATTTTCAACGTTTATGGTCCTTACTGCCATGGTGCAATCTATGACTTTCTTAACAAACTAAAAAAGGACCCAACCCAACTAGAAGTTCTAGGAACTGGAAGACAAGCGCGAGACTTTATTTACGTTGATGATATGGTCGATGCTCTCTTAAGAGCTGCAATTACTCCTGAAGCGTCCGGACACGCATTTAATGTTGGAACTGGAACCACAACTTCAGTAGCCGATTTAGCTGAAATGATTGTAAAAATTCTTGGATTAGAAAATGTAAACATTCATTTTAAAGGTGGCAGGGCATGGGAAGGCGACATGGACGTGACTTTGGCTGATTACGCTAAAGCTCAAAAAATCTTGAAATGGACTCCTCAAGTGAGCATTGAAGAGGGACTGAAAAAAATAATAAGCTCAAGTAGTTATTAGGCTAGATTTAAATGGCTTCGTTGAAAAATCGGCTTAAAGCCGTTATTATGCTTCTGCGTCCGCCATATTGGTTGATGACGGGCGGTTTATCAGTTATCACAATCTTTGCTTTGCAACGCGGCACTCTACCAGAGAACGAGTTGATTATCCCGTTAGTTGTCTTGTCGACAATATGCATCAGTTCAGGTGGATTTGCCCTCAACGACTACGTAGACCAGGAATCAGACGCCATAGTAAAAAAGAACCGTCCAATCCCCTCCAAAAACCTCAAGCCATGGGAAGCACTTTTAACAGCAATAATATTATTTGGCATAGGAACAGCGGCATCAGCATTAATCAACTGGTTGTGTTTTGCAATCGCAGTAGCTGATACGGTTCTTTTGGTGGCATATTCTAAATACATCAAAAAACATGTTGGATTTCTAGGAAGTTTTCTCATGGGTTTTCTCATTGGAACATCGTTTGTTTACGGTGAAGCAGCATTATACGGAACAATAACCATGATATCTTTCTCGTTGTCCTTTATGAGCATGGGTAACATTGGTGGAAATGTCTTACGGGACATATTGAGCCTAGAAGGAGACCTAAAAGCAGGATACGCAACCTTAGCCGCTAAACGAGGCCCAAGTTTTGCCGCCAAAGTCGGGGGTGTTTTCTTTTTGCTTAATGTCGCCGGATCACCTATTCCGTATATAGTGGGTGCAGTTGGTTGGGCTTATTTAATTCCAATTCTGATTTGGGACGCGATTCTTGTTGTTTCAGGAGTTTCTTTGCTTAAAAATCAAGAATTGAATAATGTAAAGAAACATGAAAGATTTGTAACAAGAACAATGATTATAATACCCATAGCATTGTTTTTAGGGGCTTTAACGTGACCGAGCAAAAAATACTAAGAGAAACTTTCAGCGTTTGTCCAATTTGTTATAAAAAAATAAAAGCGCAAGTAATAGAAAAAGACGGCAAAGTTCTACTCGAAAAAACCTGCAAAGAACACGGCAAATTTAGTGATACCTATTGGACACGAGCAGACCTCTACCACAAAGCGGAAGAATACAAAAAACCGTCTTCAACTCCCTTTAAGGACAACTGCCCCGAAGGTTGTTCAGTAAATAAGTGCCCAAATCACATTTCTACAACTGTTATGGCCGTAATTGACGTAACAAATGAATGCGATCTAAGATGCCCTATATGTTTTGCGAACGCGTCCAAGCCTCCGGACCTCTACAGGCCAAGCAAAGAAACCATTCATAACATGCTTAAATCTTTGAAAAAACGTGATCCCTCCCCCTTGGCAGTAATGTTTGCAGGAGGAGAACCCACAGTTCGGGAAGACATAGTAGAAATTGTGCAAATGGCACATGACCTAAAATACATGATTCTTCTAGCAACAAACGGTGTGAGAATGTCTAATGACCCCGAGTTTGTCAAAAAACTCAAAGAAGCAGGACTAAACATCGTTTATCTGCAATTTGATGGCCTCACAGATGGACCTTACGAAAAATTGCGAAACGCCAAGCTGTTGCCAAACAAGTTGCGCCTTGTTGAACTCTGCAGAAAATACGACATCGAAATCATTCTTGTACCAACAGTACAAGGCGGCATAAACGACGACCAAGTCGGCGACATTGTCAAGTTCGCCGCCAAAAACGTGGATATCATACGCGGTATTGTTTTTCAGCCCATGTCCTTCACAGGACGTACCCCTGAATTTGTTTCCAGACAGCAACGAATCGACAACTCCTTACTTGCCCAAAAAATTGCTGAACAAACAAACAACATGATTCGAGAAGAGGACATGTTTCCTGTTTCAGTTATGGACCCACCTCTAAAAATCATGAACAGTTTTCTATCAAAAGTGTGGCCACCGTTTACGCCTACAGCTTACTGTGGATTATGGAACTGGATTTTAGTTTCCAAACGAGGAAAGCATATTTTCACGCCAATTAATCAGTTCTTGAATTTTGACTTATTCATGTCTGACCTTAAAAACTTGAATGCCAGGGTTAAAAAACAAAAAATCAGCAAACTGGGAATTTACATGCGTCTTTTCCTTGCCTCATTCAAGTCCCTAGACTGGGGAAAAGTACAACGAGAAGCAGGCTTACTAAATGCAATAAAAACTCTGGTTCAAATACATACGGACCCCTCTTATGATTCTCTTGGTCCCATCCGAAGAAGAATGCTCCTAATCGGAAGCATGGCCTTCATGGATCCTTACACCTTTGACGTCGAACGCGCCCACCATTGCGTTATTCATTACGCAACCCCAGACAACAGAATCATACCCTTCTGTGTATACAACATGTTCTACCGCCAACACGTCGAAAAACAGTTCAGTATCCCACGGATTCCAGTCAAACAAAAATAAGTTACCTTTAACTTATTTTTTAATAGTTTTTAACACCGTATTGATTCGGGATAATTTAAAAGCGCTTCATTTTTTACAGTAAAGCTGGACAGATTGTTTTTGGTTAACAAGTTTTCTAGCTCATTTTTAAATATCACAAAATGTTCTAAAATATCACTTTTTGTGAGCAATTTTTTTCTAACAAGTTTCAAATCAAGGTAGGGCATGAAAATACGTATTACCGTTTTTGAAATCTCATTTTTGTTGCATATAATGTTCAAGAAGATGGTGATAGTGTTCAGGGGGCATAAGGGACCGAAACGCTCGTTCAACTACTTCACTTAAGGCAGGATGAATGTGCATTCCGCTGACTATGGGTTTTGCGCTTTGAGTTTGAGTGTACATTAAGGGTATAATCTCATGAATCAAAACTGAAGCTTGAGGTCCAACGATATGGGCTCCAATAATTTTCAGGGTGCCTTGTTCGACGATGACTTTAACAAAGCAGTCTTTGATGTTCATTGCTTCTCCTTTGGCGGTATCTTCGTACCTGTAAAAACCAATCAACACTTTATCCATACCATACTGCTCGATTGCTGCTTTTTCTCCCAACCCAACTGACGCAATCTCAGGGTAACTAAAAACTGCGTGGGGAACGGCATGATAATCTACTTTAGTTTTCTTTTTCAAAACTGCATTATAATACACAACAGCTGCTTCACGGTTTGCAACATGCTTGAAAGGATATTGCCCATTTGCATCTCCAAGAGCCCAAACATTAGGCTGAGACGTTTCTAGATATTCATTAACAACAATCCATCCCCTAGAATCAGTTTTTATTCCACCATTTTCTGGACGAAGAATGTCTGACAGGGATTTTCTGCCCGTAGCAACCAAAATTTCGTCAGCGGTTACTTCTAACTTTTTTTTAGTTTCCAGATTAACCGCAACAACATGTTTTTTGCCATTTGAAGTCAACTTTGTTTCTTGAACCCGATGGTTAACATAGATTGTAACATGTTCTCCAAGCTTTTTTTGAGCAACCGTAGAAATCTCTGGCTCTTCAGAAGGAATAAACTGAGGCATATCACCAATTATGGTTACGTTAGCCCCCATCGCAGAAAAAAAATGTCCGTATTCTGCAGCTACATATCCGGCGCCTACAATCACGATACTTTTTGGTAACTGACTCATATTGAGAATTGTGTCACTGGTCAGGTAACCAGTTTTTTCAAGTCCCCTAATCGGAGGAATCAATGGTTTAGAACCTGCACCTAAGATTATCATTTTTGCTGTGATTGTATCTTTGCCAACTTTGAGAGTATAGGGGACAACAAACTCCGCAGGCTCGGGATAAAAATCAACGTGTTCAGAATGAACAAGTCCGTCCCGAATATTGTTTATGTCAGTTTGGATTATGCTTCGCATACGTTCCATAACTGCCTTGAAATCAACTTTTTTGATTTCTGAATCAATGCCAAAGTTTTTTGCTTC includes:
- a CDS encoding radical SAM protein, yielding MTEQKILRETFSVCPICYKKIKAQVIEKDGKVLLEKTCKEHGKFSDTYWTRADLYHKAEEYKKPSSTPFKDNCPEGCSVNKCPNHISTTVMAVIDVTNECDLRCPICFANASKPPDLYRPSKETIHNMLKSLKKRDPSPLAVMFAGGEPTVREDIVEIVQMAHDLKYMILLATNGVRMSNDPEFVKKLKEAGLNIVYLQFDGLTDGPYEKLRNAKLLPNKLRLVELCRKYDIEIILVPTVQGGINDDQVGDIVKFAAKNVDIIRGIVFQPMSFTGRTPEFVSRQQRIDNSLLAQKIAEQTNNMIREEDMFPVSVMDPPLKIMNSFLSKVWPPFTPTAYCGLWNWILVSKRGKHIFTPINQFLNFDLFMSDLKNLNARVKKQKISKLGIYMRLFLASFKSLDWGKVQREAGLLNAIKTLVQIHTDPSYDSLGPIRRRMLLIGSMAFMDPYTFDVERAHHCVIHYATPDNRIIPFCVYNMFYRQHVEKQFSIPRIPVKQK
- a CDS encoding dihydrolipoyl dehydrogenase; its protein translation is MKNYDLISVGSGSAMSIVDAFIQENPKAKIAVIEKDAPGGICLTRGCIPSKLLLYPAELVRTIEEAKNFGIDSEIKKVDFKAVMERMRSIIQTDINNIRDGLVHSEHVDFYPEPAEFVVPYTLKVGKDTITAKMIILGAGSKPLIPPIRGLEKTGYLTSDTILNMSQLPKSIVIVGAGYVAAEYGHFFSAMGANVTIIGDMPQFIPSEEPEISTVAQKKLGEHVTIYVNHRVQETKLTSNGKKHVVAVNLETKKKLEVTADEILVATGRKSLSDILRPENGGIKTDSRGWIVVNEYLETSQPNVWALGDANGQYPFKHVANREAAVVYYNAVLKKKTKVDYHAVPHAVFSYPEIASVGLGEKAAIEQYGMDKVLIGFYRYEDTAKGEAMNIKDCFVKVIVEQGTLKIIGAHIVGPQASVLIHEIIPLMYTQTQSAKPIVSGMHIHPALSEVVERAFRSLMPPEHYHHLLEHYMQQK
- a CDS encoding geranylgeranylglycerol-phosphate geranylgeranyltransferase gives rise to the protein MASLKNRLKAVIMLLRPPYWLMTGGLSVITIFALQRGTLPENELIIPLVVLSTICISSGGFALNDYVDQESDAIVKKNRPIPSKNLKPWEALLTAIILFGIGTAASALINWLCFAIAVADTVLLVAYSKYIKKHVGFLGSFLMGFLIGTSFVYGEAALYGTITMISFSLSFMSMGNIGGNVLRDILSLEGDLKAGYATLAAKRGPSFAAKVGGVFFLLNVAGSPIPYIVGAVGWAYLIPILIWDAILVVSGVSLLKNQELNNVKKHERFVTRTMIIIPIALFLGALT
- a CDS encoding SDR family NAD(P)-dependent oxidoreductase, which produces MKEFNGQEVVVTGGAGFIGSNLCKKLVELGAKVTVIDNLYAGSKDRIQDLIDEGLKFVEKDIRDKEAIEEVTKNCKTIFHLAAQTSVPFSMVNPQEDSQINVIGTLSVLEAAKKAGARVVFASSSAVYGNPKQKPTNETVEPNPIAFYGLTKLLGEHYCRFYHKTYGVEIVMFRIFNVYGPYCHGAIYDFLNKLKKDPTQLEVLGTGRQARDFIYVDDMVDALLRAAITPEASGHAFNVGTGTTTSVADLAEMIVKILGLENVNIHFKGGRAWEGDMDVTLADYAKAQKILKWTPQVSIEEGLKKIISSSSY
- a CDS encoding DUF1616 domain-containing protein translates to MAKKNSDDFMEKKIKKTAKSTKSSSSSNEEKTVIATIVIAVVIMSALVVQLVLTPIDPAYCSAIYYLDSDKQTENLPKTVILNQNSTFSMWVGVENQNGTTLDYQVQIKIDDGNGPLNQSSAIAIKTLNQTINDGDVWEEEVEITIDQLGTNRIIFELFIRNATDSEYDYTGNWVHLSVEAIEAP